In Hemiscyllium ocellatum isolate sHemOce1 chromosome 2, sHemOce1.pat.X.cur, whole genome shotgun sequence, the genomic stretch ATTGTGACAGGAGATGGCATGAAAATATCCAACATAATTCTATTTCATGTTTGTTGTCCTGAACAAATTTTATGCATTATGCGTTTACCTATGGTAAGATGCAATGGACGTTTGTATAGTATTGTCAATTTTTGAATCAACTGAGCAGCTTCCTGAAATTAAAATCAACTTCAAGTGgtgctttcttctttttccaaGATGAACAACATTACAACAGTCTATGCACCAATGTCATCCCATGATTTGTTAATAGATGCTTGTTAGCATATTAAAATAACTTAAGATTAATCCTTGTCAATTAAAACAGGGGAAACATATTCAAAGTTGCCTCAGTTTGCTTTTTCCAAATACAATGCAATGAGAGGTATTTAATGAAATGCACAGCCATTGCTAATAATATAGTTAATTCTCAAAGTTTGCTCAAATCTATGCATAATATTCCAGTCAGTAACAGTATCCATATCTACCTTACACCATTATACATGTACTTGGTCAGTATCAATGTGTTATGGCAAAATGGtcagtatcaaaataaatgtaAAACTTCTCTTGGTTAATTTCAGTTCACATAAGCAGACACTCAAAGTAAAACTCAAAACTCCACGTAAaatcttcttcacccagacagtggtggctgtgtggaatgctctgccccagagggcagtggaggcccagtctctggattcatttaagaaagagttggatagcgctctcaaggatagtggaatcaagggttatggagacaaggcaggaaacggatactgattaggaatgatcagccatgatcacattgaatggtggtgcaggctcaaagggctgaatggcctactcctgcacctattgtctattgtaaagCAATAGTGCCCCCATGATGCATTTCATGTAAAAGATTATGATTTAGAAAGATTTATAACAGTAAAAAAAACTTATAAATGAAGGCAGACTGAATTTACATCAtgccttttcatttcttttggaGGTGCTCCTGGCAGGTCAGTTAGCTGAATAGCTTTATTGCGATATGGAGTGATACCAACAGAATGGGTTCAACTTCCACACcaactgaggtcaccatgaaaatGAGGTGAAGGTGTAATGATATTATTGGTATtatctgccatggtagatggtagaatttgaattcgataaaaATCTAGTCTTTTCCGATTGTTAAAAGaaacctcatctggttcactaatgtctttcaggaaaggaaactgctgtttgaaggaaactgcagattcacagtaatgtggctgactttCAACTTGGGAatccaattagggatgggcaaaaaatgccaATTTAGCCAATAATGTCCATATTctacgaatgaataaaaaagtccCGCCTACTCAACACCACCCCTCATtatgatcctcaggttaaactcaccaccagcaTCTCTAACTAGAGAACTGTCCTCTGGAATTATAGCGATTACCTTTATTTCAAATCTTGAGGGAAAAACCATCAGTTAATGCCCAAAGACCAAGAATTCCCAAGTCAACAGAGATCATAAATATCCCGtattaaatatattttcaaaagCAGTCTATTGCATTTGGTCACATTTTAACTTTGAACAAATTTGATAAACCTTAATTTAAAAAGTCAAAAAAGTTACTGTGTCCTTACCCAGTTTTATTTTTGTCCAGAACACTAGGAGCTAGGGCTCTGATGTAAGCACAGGTACAAATCAAGAGTAGTATCACCGTCAATAGACTCTGAAAGTTGAAAATTGCCGACTGCAGAGATAAAAATTTTAATGAGAATTTCCTTTGGCCTGCTGGAACACAGATTACTGATTAGAAACTAATAATGCAAATAAAGGTAAACAAAATAGGAAAACATGAAATTTAAAACATCTTGGATAGAATACTGCATGTTACACACACAAGGGCAAGCCTGAGCAGTAAATTTGGCAAATTGCTTAAGGAAAAGGTTATCGAGATGCAGTGAGACATCTGAGTGAATATCAGAATAGAGAAGAGAGGGGGTTCAGTTGTTGGAACCTCAGTCATTTCTGCAGACAGAACTTTATTCCTCAAAGTGTTCgcccagtctgcatttcatctccccaatgtagaggagacattGATGTGAGCAGGCACCCACACCCAGGCCCTGTCATGACAGGGTTTGCTTTCAGTTTAGTCTACCCATTTTCACTTACTTACGGTTTCCATTATCAGCTTTTCCTTCTTCCTGGCATACTATCATCCACCCATTTGACTTCTCTAcagccactctctctctctctctaggctcCATCTTCACCCAtttcaggaaagaaagaaatttggtggaagcagttcagagaaggtccaGCAATCAACTCCAGAATAAAAGGGTTATCTTTGAGAAAAGATTAGATAAGCAATgcttgcaaatggagtttaaaacaGTAGAAGTGACTTGAAACAAATAGAAGAACATGAGAGGTTTGAACAGGGtgcatgtggaaaggatgttttttTCTCAAGAACGAACTTGGAACTAGGTGTCacgattttaaaataaattgtttccaATACAAGAACAATGGAGAGAATTTTCTTTCTCCTGGGGTGAGATAGCAGGGAGGTGGGCCATGTATCATAGAAACCCTCTTCCTCAAACATCCATTTATAAACAGAATATCTTTGAATAATCTCAAAAGGCAGAGGTGGCTAGATTCTGAAATACCAAAAGGGTAAAAGTTCGAGGGGTAGCCAGCGATGTGGAGcaatcagttcagccatgatcttattataTGGCAGATCAGGATTTTAGGCTAAAATGACCCACCTctgttcctaatttgtatgtttgcaCGTACTTGTACTATTTCTGCGCTATAAATTTAACTATGAAGTGCAGATGTTTTTAATCACAACACCTGTCAAGTCAAAAACCATCTTTCAgcaagaaagtaaagaaaagggTGAATTTTGTTTGCTGTAACTCCAGCATAACAGTAGGCAAACCTGCAGCTTAAGTTGCAAGGCTCCGTACAATTGCACTTTCAATGTAAAGATGTGGTTTTTCTTTGCCGTTTGTTTATAATAAAGCTGTTTGGCAGTCAGTTTAATTTGTATGTTTACAGGGATGTAGGAAATCTGTTATGCCATCCAGCTCCAACTGAGTGCTCCCTGCAGGGATTACATCACTCCTGgccacaataaaaaaaatcaaccaaGTTCAAAATGGTCTTTGCATGCTAAAGGTTAAATGATACGATTTCACCACTTATCAATTGCTACATCTCACCTTTTCTGTCTTCCATTGTTATGTGTGCTATTTGTTACAGATCTGCTATTTCCATAATGTTAGCCTCTAATGGCAACCTTTACACCCCATTCTCTGTAACACTACTGCCTCTACCgcccccaccaacacccccaTATGAGACCCCACTTCGTCCCCATCTTAATCTCACAAAGTTTATTTAAAATGAACTCTTATCCAAACATTTGGTCACATGTTGATGTTTTGATGAATTACTGGTCATTATTAACAACCTGAAGAACCAAGGGATGTCTTTCTGCCCCAAATACAACATACAAGTCACTGCTCTTAAAAAGCACACAGGGGAGAGCATAAGTGATTGCAAGCCATTTTCTTCAGTCAGGTTTGCACCCTGTGCAGTGCCACAATGGTCATTATCAAAGTCTCAAATTACATTCTACATGACTGAAATGAAAATGAATTTTACTTGAATTGTATAAAAATGTCCGAAATTGTTCAGGTGTAGCTCACTCATCTTATACATACCTTGAATGGGGTGGAGATGGAGTTTCTCTGGAGAAAAAGAACTGATTGGACATCCATTGatttttagaagaataagaggtgatcgaATTGAAACTCAAGATCCTGAGGAGATTGGTAGGatgatgctgaaaggatgttttgcCTTGTGGAGAAATGAACACTGGAATTCAATTCAAAAATAAGGGATCTCTCATTTAAGTttaagatgaggaagaattcttTCCCTCAGAGTAAAGTGGAGGCAGGATAATTGAATGCTTTAAATACAGAGGTTGACTGATTCCCTTGTTGGTGAATAGGTGGGAaattgagaccacaatcagatcaactaTGACCTGATAGAATGGAAGCACTGGCTAGACATACTCATGTTTGTAATTCTTATGGAGATATTGTTATGCATGTTTCATAGCTAATTACCATATTAAGAACATATTTGAAAGGATCGAGGAAAAATTGAATTAATTCAAATTCTGTGGCAATACTTCAATTGGTTCTACTTCTTCGTAAAAACATAAAAAGGGTCATCAGAGGGTCACTTTGGAAATGATGTGTTCTCCCAAGACAACTCCTCAAATTCTTCATTGTTTGTCTTGTGGTAGGATAGGACACACCCAAGGATAATGTTGTCTGCGACACTATCATACTCTCAGTCTGAAATTTATCTATGTCAGACCTATCTGTGGAGAAGTGCTTCAAATTTTGGCACAAGCTCCAAGACATTAATAAGGAGGGGATTGCAGGGTCAACAGAGCCAAGGTTTTCATTTGCCCAAGTTGATGTTTGTTGTGTAAAGTCCAAAAATAGGAGATGGACCACCTTAAGTTAAAGACTGTGGAAGGAGCTGCTGCACTTTCAGAAACAAACCACTGAAACTCAATAAGTTCTGTTTACATATGGCTTTGTTCAAGCAGAAGTGGGGTGTGGGGGAAGATGGGTTTTCAGGGAAGATCTTTGAGATGCCATAGCACATTGGGGGAGTATGTAGAATACACTTCACCCAGCCATATGCTGATTGCACAAACCTACCAGGACCAATTGAGGGGGCCAGGAGTCTTAGCATAATAACTCTCTAGCTCCTGGGCAGGTAAACAAAGAGATACGAACATTATAGAAGCAAAGGGCTTAAGTCAGcacctttcattctctctctcgagTAAAACAAACAATTGAAAGTTGGCTAATCTGCCATAATTTGCTTTCAGCTATTGCCTCTAACCAATGATCGAAAGACTAAACAATGTGCCAACCAACCAGAAAAGAACTGAAAGGATGTCGAAAAAGAGATCAAAGATTAGAAGGACTTAAGGGTGGAAAAAAAGGATAAACCACGTGGACTGGGCCTTTTAAAATGTGTTTCCCCAGTATTTTTCACTCCACTCGTAACAGTAATGTTTCTTTTAACATGTCTGCATGAGTGTAGGGGTTCAGAAATGGATTTGAGCTTAATGTTAGGGAGTTCTAAGTTGATCATTCATATTTTATATTTCTATGGTTAAGACTGATTTTTTTGTGATAAATAATAGTTTCTTGTCAATCACAAAAAGCCTGTCAGAATTTTGTTAAACTAAGTTCATCAGACATGTAAACTGGTGAATTTGAGTAATTTGCTTAAAACTTCAACATTTGTGACAACCCCGAGTGCGGAAGAGTTCGGGTATCAGTGCATTTTCAACATGGGTCATGACAAGTGGTGCATGAATTTATTGCTTTAGACTTTGTAGCAGTATTGGTGCTGAATTACTTGCTAGATTGGTTCAAAGGCAGtcaagtcacatgtagaccaaaccaGTTGAAGACAGCAGGTTCCTGTTCCTGAAGAGTGAACCAACTGGGTTTTTATGATCATCAACAGTTAAATGATCACTATTAGATTTACTTTTTAATTCCACATTTGTCAAATTTAATTCTCAACACAAACTGAAGTCTTCTTCCAAAGCTGCGACCTCAACCACTTAGAAAATCAAAAGAAGCAGAAGATGTATGGGACTACCACGACCACCTTCCTCTCCAAATGACACACTACCCCGACGTGAAACTACATTGTTTCTTCAATGTCACTTCATCAAAAGCCTGGATCTgcctctctaacagcattgtgggagtTCTTAGACCCAAAGGACTGCAGAGGCTCAAGGTAGctgcacaccaccaccttcaagggcaattagggatgggcaataaacttAAATGAAggtcaaaaaaaatcttttttagtTCACCACAGATGATGTGCCCACCTCTTGGAAATCCTATTTTTCATTGTGATGTTTCTAATATGCCTTTCCTGAAATTCTTATGAAATGCCAGTCACTGTATCAATACTACTTTATCCCTCAACTTAATTTGCCAATTCACTTTAGCTAGCTCTGCTTTCATAGCCTGATTTAAGATGAAAATACTCATCTTGGGCTGACTGTTCCCACTGGTGGGAACCACTTAATTTCCCTTCTAAGTCACACACTACCTTGATTTGAAACCATATCACAGTTctttcactgccactgggtcaaatAAGAATATGCTAGAAACTTCCCTAAGTGGACAATCAAACTCATTAGAGGCGGATTGCCAACAAAGCTTAGAATAAGGAGGAATACAGAAAATACattgaagacagaaatgaggaggaacaattagagtcagagtccatagagatgtacagcatggaaacagacctttgggttcaacccgtccatgccgaccaaatatcccaacccaatctagtcccacctgtcagcacctggcccatatccctccaaaccctttctattcatatacccatacagataccttttaaatgttgcaattttaccagcctccacccctttcctctggcagctcattccatacacgtaccatcctatgtgaaaaagttgcccttaggtgtcttttatatctttgccctctcatcctaaacctatgccctctagttctggactccttgaccccagggaaaagactttgcctatttatcctatccatgcccctcaattttgtaaacctctatacggtcacccctcagcctccgactctccagggaaaacagccctcgcctgttcagcctctccctgtagctcaaatcctccaatcctggcaacatccttgtaaatcttttccgaactctttcaagtttcagaacatctttccgataggaaggagaccagaattacacgcaatatcccaacattggcctgaccaatatcctgtagagccgcaacatgatccACAGCATAGcaagcgccttcttcaccatcttatctacctctgattccactttcaaggagctatgaatctgcactccaaggtctctttgttcagcaacactccctaggaccttaccattaagtgtataggtcctgctaagatttgccttcccaaaatgcagtacctcgcatttatctgaatcaaactccatctgccacttctcagcccattggcccatctgatccagatcctgttgtaatcggtggtaaccctcttcgctgtccactccacctccaatttttggtgtcatctgcaaacttactaatggtacctcttatgctcacatccaaatcatttatgtaaatgacaaaaagtagagggcccagcactgacccttgt encodes the following:
- the tmem167a gene encoding protein kish-A; the protein is MSAIFNFQSLLTVILLLICTCAYIRALAPSVLDKNKTGLLGIFWKCARIGERKSPYVAICCVVMAFSILFMQ